A genomic window from Prunus persica cultivar Lovell chromosome G2, Prunus_persica_NCBIv2, whole genome shotgun sequence includes:
- the LOC18787203 gene encoding target of Myb protein 1: protein MSDNLMEKVSAFGERLKIEGSEVGRKMSAGLSSVSFKVKELFQGPNQADKIVEDATSEALDEPDWAMNLDICDMINTERVNSVELVRGIKKRIMLKNPRVQYLSLVLLETCVKNCEKAFSEIAAERVLDEMVKLIDDPQTVVNNRNKALMLIEAWGESTGELRYLPVYEETYKSLRSRGIRFPGRDNESLAPIFTPPRSVSASESDASLSQQIPLDIPVQGFTAEQTKEAFDVARNSIELLSTVFSSSTQQDALQDDLTATLVQQCRQSQSAVQRIIETAGENEALLFEALNVNDEIHKVLSKYEELMKPLVVPTEPEPAMIPVAVEADESPSHAKEDSLIRKPAASRGLVHAGSHDDMMDDLDEMIFGKKGGSSSEGNQDPKKQQPAAKDDLISF from the exons ATGAGTGACAATTTGATGGAGAAAGTGAGTGCTTTTGGCGAACGCCTCAAGATCGAAGGGTCTGAGGTTGGTCGAAAGATGAGCGCTGGCTTGAGCTCAGTGAGCTTCAAGGTGAAGGAGCTCTTCCAAGGCCCAAACCAAGCAGATAAGATTGTCGAAGATGCCACATCAGAGGCACTTGACGAGCCTGACTGGGCTATGAATCTTGATATTTGTGACATGATCAATACTGAAAGGGTCAACAGTGTCGAATTAGTTCGTGGTATAAAAAAGCGGATTATGTTGAAGAATCCTAGAGTCCAGTACCTCTCGCTAGTACTGCTTGAAACATGTGTTAAGAACTGTGAGAAGGCTTTCTCAGAGATAGCTGCAGAAAGAGTTCTTGATGAGATGGTGAAGCTGATTGACGATCCTCAGACTGTTGTAAATAATCGCAATAAGGCTTTGATGCTGATCGAAGCATGGGGGGAATCGACTGGTGAGCTCCGCTATTTGCCTGTTTACGAGGAAACATACAAG AGTTTAAGATCAAGGGGTATTCGGTTCCCTGGTCGTGACAATGAGAGTTTGGCACCAATTTTCACTCCCCCACGTTCGGTTTCAGCTTCAGAGTCAGATGCTAGCCTTTCCCAGCAAATTCCACTTGATATTCCTGTGCAAGGCTTTACGGCTGAACAAACAAAGGAAGCATTTGATGTTGCAAGAAACAGTATTGAGCTTCTTAGTACTGTTTTCTCCTCTTCAACCCAACAAGATGCTTTACAG GATGACTTGACAGCCACACTTGTACAACAATGTCGTCAGTCTCAATCCGCCGTCCAGAGAATTATAGAGACAGCCGGAGAAAACGAGGCCTTGCTGTTTGAAGCGTTGAATGTGAATGATGAGATCCATAAAGTTCTATCCAAATATGAAGAACTGATGAAGCCTTTGGTTGTTCCGACTGAGCCAGAACCTGCAATGATACCCGTTGCTGTGGAGGCTGATGAATCACCGAGTCATGCGAAAGAGGATTCCTTGATTAGAAAACCAGCTGCTTCTCGAGGTCTGGTCCATGCAGGGAGCCACGATGACATGATGGATGATCTGGATGAGATGATATTTGGCAAGAAAGGTGGAAGTTCTTCTGAAGGAAACCAAGATCCGAAGAAACAGCAGCCGGCAGCAAAGGATGACCTGATCAGCTTTTGA
- the LOC18787129 gene encoding probable arabinosyltransferase ARAD1, producing MPGAGKQMTRSKSPVLLLLLALLALSLVFFLFSFHSPSPSDDPTTLLHPNHQPIYKPETSFVASLDRFLLAHKSPRRDDTVLLTTLPQHQPNQLDDLIFQTHTQRLYADPYYPLSLPIRVYVYDMPTKFTYDLLWLFRNSYRQTSNLTSNGSPVHRLIEQHSIDYWLWADLIAPESERLLKSVVRVHRQEEADLFYIPFFTTISFFLLEKQQCKALYREALKWVTDQPAWNRSQGRDHILPVHHPWSFKSVRRFMKNAIWLLPDMDSTGNWYKPGQVFLEKDLILPYVPNVDFCDSRCISETQSKRTTLLFFRGRLKRNAGGKIRSKLVAELSGAEGVAIEEGTAGEGGKAAAQEGMRKSVFCLSPAGDTPSSARLFDAIVSGCIPVIVSDELELPFEGILDYRKIALFVSSSDAVQTGWLLTFLRNIRPAQIEEIRQNLAKYSRHFLYSSPAQPLGPEDLVWRMMAGKLVNIKLHTRRSQRVVKESRNICMCECKRANSTTSGHL from the exons ATGCCTGGAGCTGGAAAGCAAATGACAAGATCCAAATCCCCAGTGCTTCTCTTACTTCTCGCTCTCCTCGCCCTCTCCCtcgtcttcttcctcttctcctttCATAGCCCCTCCCCCTCCGACGACCCCACCACTCTTCTTCACCCAAACCATCAACCCATTTACAAACCCGAAACCTCCTTCGTCGCCTCCCTCGACCGCTTCCTCCTCGCCCACAAATCACCCCGACGCGATGACACCGTCCTCCTTACAACGCTACCCCAGCACCAACCCAACCAGCTCGACGATCTCATCTTCCAGACCCACACCCAGAGGTTGTACGCTGATCCCTACTACCCGCTCAGCCTGCCCATTAGGGTTTACGTCTACGACATGCCCACCAAATTCACCTACGATCTCCTCTGGCTCTTCAGAAACTCTTACAGGCAGACCTCCAATCTCACCTCTAATGGCAGCCCCGTTCACCGCCTCATCGAACAg CATTCCATTGATTACTGGCTGTGGGCGGATTTGATTGCTCCAGAGTCGGAGAGGCTGTTGAAAAGCGTAGTGAGAGTGCATAGGCAGGAGGAGGCTGACCTCTTCTACATCCCATTCTTCACCACCATTAGCTTCTTCTTATTGGAGAAACAGCAGTGCAAAGCACTTTACAGG GAAGCTCTCAAGTGGGTCACCGATCAGCCTGCCTGGAACCGATCCCAAGGAAGGGATCACATACTTCCGGTTCACCATCCCTGGTCTTTTAAGTCTGTTCGCCGCTTCATGAAGAATGCAATTTGGCTGCTTCCTGATATGGACTCCACCGGAAACTG GTACAAACCTGGACAAGTCTTTCTGGAGAAAGATCTAATTCTTCCTTACGTTCCCAAtgttgatttttgtgattCGAGATGCATATCCGAGACTCAATCCAAGAGAACCACACTGCTCTTTTTCCGCGGCCGGCTTAAAAGAAATGCT GGAGGGAAAATACGCTCAAAACTTGTAGCAGAACTAAGTGGTGCTGAGGGTGTAGCTATAGAGGAGGGGACAGCAGGAGAGGGAGGAAAAGCAGCAGCTCAAGAAGGAATGCGCAA GTCTGTCTTTTGCTTGAGTCCAGCTGGTGATACTCCATCCTCCGCTAGATTGTTCGATGCCATTGTTAGTGGTTGCATACCAGTCATAGTTAGTGATGAACTGGAACTTCCTTTTGAAGGAATACTAGATTATAGAAAG ATAgctttatttgtttcttccaGCGATGCCGTACAAACTGGTTGGCTTTTAACATTTCTTAGAAATATTCGCCCTGCTCAGATTGAGGAAATCCGTCAGAATCTTGCCAAG TACTCAAGGCATTTCCTATACTCCAGTCCAGCTCAACCCTTGGGTCCAGAAGACTTGGTTTGGCGAATG ATGGCTGGTAAGTTGGTGAATATCAAACTTCACACTCGAAGATCTCAACGTGTGGTGAAAGAGTCGAGAAACATCTGCATGTGTGAATGCAAACGTGCCAACTCTACAACCTCAGGTCACTTGTAA